acccaaggtgggaaaaaatggaaaccttagacaggaaaaagagtacaacgcatgacactccccctgatgaaggcatcactgaagatccttcagccagcgcatccctatctgatgaaccagcttcctgaatgttgaggttggcagagacttggtgaagaggtcggctgagttgtcgCTGGATCGGACTTGaacctcctttgccttctgcaagtcgtgggtgaaaaagaacttgggcaggatgtgctttgtcctgtctcccttgatgtatccttccttgagctgagcaatgcacgctgcattgtcctcgtagatgatcattggttcctccttctcttgtcccacggccagaccactctctcttaagacatggccggtcatgttcctcaaccaaacAAGCTCACGGCTTgcctcatacatggctatgatctcggcgtgATTAGATGATGTAGCTACTAAGGATTGCTTTGTTGAACGCCAGCATATTGCGGCTCCACTATGTATAAACACATATCCTGTttgagatctagcctggtgtgggtcagataagtacccagcatctgcatatccgaccaTGTTCTCTCCTGGCCGGTTGGTGTAGAACAAACCAAGatcttttgttccttgcagatacctgaacagatgtttcactccgttccaATGCCTTAAGGTCGGACATGAACCAAATCTAGAtagtaagctcacggcaaagcttatgtccggtctagtatgactagctaaatacattaaggccccaatggcacttaaGTAAGGCACTTCCGATCCGAGTGTTTCCTCGTCCGGTTTCTTAGGTCCGAATGGATCCTTCTCAAtgtctaaggacctcacgaccataggacaCGGTAAGGGATGagcctggtccatattaaattgcttgagtatcttttctgtataagtttcttgatgcacaaggatgccatttgctttatactcaaactgtaatcccaaacagaacttagttttccctaagtctttcatctcgaattctttctttagacattcgacggtttgggaaatctctccaggggTTCCTATtatattcaggtcgtccacataaacAGACATTATAACATAGCCCTTGCtgtcgaatttctttatgaatatacatggacttattggatcattcttataaccctctttcgttaggtactcggataatcggttataccacattcgacctgattgctttaaaccatataaggctTTATTCAACTtaatgcaatgttgttctcgagaacctttcttatctttgagctcaataccctctggaagTCTCATAtgtatttcattatccagtggtccgtataggtatgcagttactacatccattaggcgcaaATCAATGTCTTctttcacggccagactgattagaTATCTTAATGTAgtcgcatccaccacaggggaataagtttcctcatagtctattcctggtctttgtgaaaatccttgtgctacaagccgtgctttgtatctcactacttctcctttctcatttctcttccttacaaagacccatttgtatcccactggtttgacatctcttggtgtcaggattatagggccaaaaacgcctctctttctcaatgattctaactccacatttatagcttctttccatttgatccaatctgatcttagcatgcattcttgtatggacgtgggttctacatcctcatctttatccatgatctcaagtgctaccttgtatgcaaataaatcatcaacgttgatatcttttctgttccattgttttccagACATTACATGGTCTATAGAGATCTTTTGGTTGTCCGGCTCTTGTGTCCCGTGAAGTccagcgtcccggacctcactttgaggaacggccggatcatcgggtgtggTCGGTACGCTTGGCTCGACCATCCTGGTCGGCTCCACCGATCCAtctatgtcctggacggtttccttggtgctctcggatccagcacctttcttggatttccgaggctgtttgtctttggaaccaattggtctaccacgttttaaacgttgcttagactctgtagccacttgacattgtccatcttggacgtcTAATCTTataggtgcattacaagccgggatgTGTGATATTGTCaatctatttgggtcagcaaatgtatctggcagtctattagctagctcttgaagatgtataatcttttggacttctaaatcacaatctttattccgaggatcttgccaagatgttgatggtctaaaccattctaaatcttttgttatcaaccggctgttatctcctcctaaggacggatatgtggactcatcaaactgtgagtcttcgtatctggccttaaacaaatcaccggttgttggctcaagatactttataatgcttggggattcatatcctacgtatattcccatcctcctctgcggtcccatcttagttctctgtggtggagcaattggaacgtagacggcacatccaaatgttttgatgtgggacacgtctggctcatgacccgtaagtagttgggatggtgaatatctatgctcactagatggcctgatgcgaatcagttccgttgcatgtaaaaccgcatgtccccatgctgataccggaagttgAGACTTCATTAGCAATGGtcgggctatcagctggatacgtttaatgaaggattcggccaagccgttctgtgtatggacatgtgccatggagtgttctactcttatccccatggacatacaatattcattaaacgcttgggacgtgaattcaccagcattgtctagacgtatagtcttaagaGGAAAGTCTGGAAAGTGTTCTCTCAGCCTTATCATCTGAGCAagcagccgtgcaaaggctaAGTTCCGAGTGGATAGTAGAcatacatgcgaccatctggtcgatgcatcaatgaggaccatgaagtatctaaacgtcccacaaggtgggtgtattggtccgcaTATATCTCCTTGGatcctttccagaaaatttaaggtttctttattaaccttggctggtgatggcctagttatgagtttcccttgtgcacatactgcacatgtgagattttGTGGGATCACACCTTTAAacgtgtgcccttgtgaattcatcattaattttcacatcattcctgttccgggatggccaagccggttatgccataaagtgaatagctcggaggcatttgcctcgatcatactgatccttgcatagtatagaccagtagacattgcGGGCATAGTCTCTAGGATCCTtttattgcctttggtgatcgaagttatgttaaggaattctttgtttccttcttcccatgtttcaagatggaaaccatttaatcttatatccttgaaactcaataagcttcttctagagcttggggaatataaggcggttttgatctctaggtgagtgcccTTGGGCATTAACACATAGGCTTGgtcgtgaccttcaatcaggctagCCTCACCCGCAATGGTATGTACCTTTGCACTTTACATTGTGAGATTCATAAagtaccttttgtctctaagtattgtatgacttgtgccactatccaccacaaatatactcatctcatcattcattctataaataaaattttctaaactttagagacttcataagatctttaaaactcttattattataaatgtcatttcatagaataaaaacaccaaatcaaagacataaagcaataagacaatgtgattcgaaaaaCTAGTCCTTTAGACAATCAGATGTCTCAAAATCCATTTGGTCATCTTTGTTATCCTTGTCGgattcattgtcagcatcatatCCATATCATTTGTCATCATGACCGTTTTCTTGAATCATgtttgcctccgggttcttgttcttgaggctctcttgatagagttcgcacaagtgtttcggagttctgcagttcttggcccaatggttgaCCATCTCGCATCTGTGACATAATGACttggacgtgtaagatggtttggatatgccacctcgtCCACGGCCATAATTGCCTCGGCCCCGaccgtaattggaaccacgaccacggttattgtggtttcctttttGGCCGGTTGAGTAGTTGTCTCGACCGTTATGATTGTCACGCCTACGCCCCCTGTACCCACCACGGCTATTGCCGTATGGTTTCCTGTTGTCTTGGGTGTAGTAGGTCtctttgggatctttcttttcaaccTCATGGGCTTCGGGTAATGGTGCTGTCCCGGCCGGTCTGGCTCCACTATTCTTCATAAGGAggtcattgtttgcctcggccaagagtagacatgagatcagatcagtatatgtggcaaAACCTTTTGTTCTATATTGCTGTTGGAACACAGAATTCGACTGATTGAAAGTCGTGtaggtcttttcaagcatcatCACATCGGATACTTCTTCACCACAAAGCCTTAGTATTGAAACTATCTTGAACAAGGCTGAATTATACTCGTCCACCGACTTATAGTCCATGAATCTGAGATGCATCCATTCGTGCcttgcctttggaagcaacaccatcttttggtgatcatatctgtgCTTTAAAGCATTCCAAAGATCCAATGGATTCTCAATcgtcatgtactgatctttaagaccttcaatgagatgatggcgcataAAACTTATGGCCCTGTATctattcttttcattctcattgttgtcctcGATGATggtatcaccgagtcccttggacttTAGACTTATCCttgtatctagcgcccactgcaagtaattgtctccggagagattaagggctgcgtagtctctgtttgctattttcgacatctgattcacattatcatataaattttagattcaTAATGTGATCACGTGGCCGCAGGATAtaagcaagctcggccacaacacgTCTTATGCATTTATGATATTCAAAACAATactaatcgaccatggtgctatcaatCATGAGCCACACAGCCCTATAGGTTTACTAATGCAATCAACCTAAGCTCGTGTGATCTATATGCTGGCCGATCTTGTTTTAATCAGTTATGAATGCATTTATCATGTTCGGATTCATGTAAAGCGATTTAAACACTCCTTATGATACCTAGGGTTTTCAATCTTTAAATTCTATCAACTTATGctcaaggtttcaaggccttaagtatttGTATGCTCAGTTAGATTAATTCAAGCAATCTaatcaatcctaaacctcaaATCAAATAAGAAATCAAACAATCAAGATCAATCTTAAAATCGGACACTAGcttcttttagggtttagagttttcgATTCCTTGATTAGGGTTTGTCATATTTCAGATTTAATCAATCAACATACAATCAAGTTCTAATTGGAATCGCATATGTTTCTAGTTTTGAAGACTTGTCGATTTTAATCTTATggtttcttttagggtttcatcaagAACATGTTTTCCATAATGATGGATTAGGGTTCTTAATCAATCTAGGTTCTCAGATTATGTTTATACCTTTGTTTCGTAGAGGTATAGAACCGGACCACCTGAGAATGGATGAAACTTCGGGCTGAGAAGAACGAACGCTTGCTGcttcctatcgggtcgcggatggGGTCGATCGCGGGCTGGAGGCGTCTCGGCTGCGAGCTGCGTGGGGAACGGATCGTCTCGGGTCGATCGCGGACTTCGGGTTCGATCTCGAGCTGGATGGCGGTTCTTCTGAGCTGGAACGTGATCTGAGAAGCTTTTGGGATTCAAGATGGATCTTCTGAGTTCTTGGATGAACTAAGaaaaagattagggtttaggttttgaGTCGCCGGTTTAGGCTTTTAGGTTTCGATTTTGGTCTCAGGgtttagaggctatcgtgctgataacgtgttgtgaacaataGGGGAAATCGTGTGTGTTTCTGTTTCTTATTActcaatcaaagtgttcccttatatataggggttacaaggaatagataaatggaaagagtacaaatcattatcctaaaggaaaaaggaaaatctacttaaagataaacatgaagagaaaaggaaactatcCTATGTCTAAAGTCGGCCACTCTCTCTCCCTTTGGgccgccgtctctctctctctatgggccACGGTTTGGACATTTAGTTACTAACAATCCATATTGTTCATAAAAGTTGGAAGTCTTGGAAAAACGTAGAGCATCAAAAGAACTCTGCCAGTAATTAGCAAGATTGGGTTCAGATTCAGATGGTTCTTTGAATACCCATTTGTGACATTTATCAGAAGGAACTTTACGTCTTTACCCATCAATCTGCAGATGTCATACAAAAGATATTCACAAGATGATAATTAATCAAAAGCTTTGTTAATTATGAGGCGATTAGGGTGTGTGTGTCTTTATATAAATCTAATTATCTTCTTCcataatctatactaataaaaggaacattttgaggctccatagagcgtccacatcagcgaaaaaaacttctcccgaaagatgacacgtggcataaaatatagttttacattttaatattactaattttcgaaaattataaataatatgtaaacatacatcataaaaaatggaaaaactacattaaacatatgtaaaattaccatttttcacttaaaaaaagacgacttatctccataatgtaacattaccgttttataaaaaaaaacaaaatattatatataatttcgaaaaataatatatatacgtaaacatacaacataaaaaatggaaatactacattaaacatatgtaatattaccattttacattttatttttaaaaataatatgtaaacacacaacaaaaaaaatggaaaaacaacattaaacatatgtaagattaccgtttttcactaaaaaaaaagggcttatctccataatgtaacgttactattttgtaaaaaaaaacattatatataatttcaaaaataataaataatatgtaaacatacaacataaaaaatagaaatactacattaaacatatgtaatattaccattttacatttaaaaataacaataatatgtaaacatacaacataaaaaaaatggaaaaactacattaaacatctatactaataaaatggaccttttgaggctccatagagcgtccacatcagcgaaaaaaacttctcccgaaagatgacacgtggcataaaatatagttttacattttaatattactaattttcgaaaattataaataatatgtaaacatacaacataaaaaatggaaaaactatattaaacatatgtaaaattaccatttttcaaccttttgaggctccatagagcttccacatcagcgaaaaaaacttctctcgaaagatgacacgtgacataaaatatagttttacattttaatattactaattttcgaaaattataaataatatgtaaacatacagcataaaaaatggaaaaactacattaaacatatgtaaaattaccatttttcacttcaaaaaaaaagacggtttatctccataatgtaacattaccgttttataaaaaaaaaacaaaatattatatataatttcgaaaataatatatatacgtaaacatacaacataaaaaatgaaaatactacattaaacatatgtaagattaccattttacatttttatttttaaaaataatatgtaaacacaaaaacaaaatggaaaaacaacattaaacatatataagattaccgtttttcactaaaaaatagggcttatctccataatgtaacattactattttataaaaaaaacattatatataatttcaaaaataataaataatatgtaaacatacaaaataaaaaatggaaatactacattaaacatttgtaatattaccattttacatttaaaaataaaaataatatgtaaacatacaacaaaaaaaaatggaaaaactacattaaacatctatactaataaaatgacCCTTTtaaggctccatagagcgtccacatcagcgaaaaaaacttctcccgaaagatgacacgtggcataaaatatagttttacattttaatattactaattttcgaaaattataaataatatgtaaacatacagcataaaaaatggaaaaactacattaaacatatgtaaaattaccgtttttcatttaaaaaaaagacgacttatctccataatgtaacattaccgttttataaaaaaaaacaaaatattatatataattttgaaaataatatatatacgtaaacatacaacataaaaaatggaaatactacattaaacatatgtaagattaccattttacatttttatttttaaaaataatatgtaaacacaaaaaaaaaaaatgggaaaacaacattaaacatatgtaagattactgtTTTTCGATAAAAAAAAGGACTTATCTTcgtaatgtaacattactattttgtaaaaaaaaaattatatataatttcgaaaataataaataatatgtaaacatacaacataaaaaatgtaaatactacattaaacatatgtaagattaccattttacatttaaaaataacaataatatgtaaacatacaacataaaaaaatggaaaaactacattaaacatatgtaagattaccatttttcactaaaaaaaggcttatctccataatgtaacattacctttttataaaaaaagaaaaaaaacataaatataactatttgactatttgtccaaatttcttctattaaacattattttacattaaaaatagaaaaaacattaagatttaaacatctatcttagaatataaaatatagatattaactaaatataaagtataagaaagagaaatactcaatatatagaaaaataaataataagtaaatattataaatatataaatatatgaattatatatacaataataagtaaatggacaattttgaaaatatggaaagagtacattaaatattaaacatctatctaaaaatgtaaaatatagatattaagtaaatagaaagtataagaaaaataaatacataacttaaaaacaatggaaaaagtatattaatatttgaacatctatcttaaaatgtaaaatatagatattacgcaaatagaaaatataagaaaaggaaatacacaatttaaaaaaatggaaaaagtacattattatttaaacatctatcttaaaatgtaaatctatcttaaaatataaaattattagtaaatagaaagtttaagaaatagaaatacacaatataaagaaaaataaataataagtaaatatataatataagtaaatacgcaattaaaaatggaaaattacattaatatttaaaaatatatcctaaaatttaaaatatagatattacgtaaatagaaaatataacaaatggaaatatacaatttaaagaaaatgaaaaatatttgtacattaagatttaaacatctatcttaaaatgtaaaatagagatattaagtaaataaaaagtacaagaaatggaaatacatatacaggaaaataaataataagtaaataatgtaaatatataatatatgaattatatacataataataagtaaattcacaattttttttaaaaaatggaaaaagttcattaagcattaaacatctatcttaaaatgtaaaatatataatataagtaaatacacaatttaaaaaaatggaaaagtacattaagatttaaatatctattttaaaatataaaatatagatattacgtaaataaaaaatataagaaatggaaataaacatttttaaaaatggaaaaaatacattaagatttaaacatctatcttaaaatgtaaatctatcttaaaatggtagtaaattatataaaaatggaaatactacattaaaaaaaaatgtatagttttacatcaagaaagtccctataaaattcattattccatcaacatcaacctcacactatcaaggaaaacttcaaagcactcgagcaaaaaaatggttccaccatcaactcttgccgtcccaaaaacctttaatgaccttgaatgagattttttataacaacgaactttttgttaggtggattcattgttgggaaacccgcaactttcaaaagccaaacttattcatgggaattgaattgcttttcatagactcaaaggtattcttacaaatttaaactaatctaatccataattttattgttaatattcataataactctttcatgatcaaaccattagagttaataaccattcaagcgtttatcccgaacACTTCTTTCCTCGCCAAATCatgtattggttcatgttggtttagtattgtttttggtttattaaccggtttaggatggtcctattgtaaatataatttaagttggtttagcatatattatgcttaaaataacttaaattaaataatagtaatattatgcttaaaatataattttagagagttttcaaatatagtttacagaacattataggtgatgaatttaatttattaaattcgtttattacttaaaactaagtttttttaaaaacatactgagttataaatatcaatgctggattggtgagtataacatgaagacaaaaatataaatatttcattttcaagataagaaattcagcttttattcagttactcaatatataatatcttaaattatttttttaaaaatatacataatttatatatatattgattaatcttccaaacttaaactattatattatatatgaataatgtttttaaataaaaataatttctgatttaaaaaaaataaaaacaacaaatggttattttcaaataatggatataatttacattatactatcatttaacaagtattagatacgttttgatatatcattattttctatttccagaaaaaaataaattgttaaacatcaatattatctaggttaagtatactaacaacacaaattcaaacatcacaaaaaatatttacataaacattataatacaataatttaatcaaaaaatacaattcaaaaaatcaatattcaaaagaatagttatatactgaatatttgaaaatcaaagatatttttgctaaaattgtacttacctggccaaggagatcgaccatctttttacggatcgatcgattgttgagcatgtggtcgatccgaaaatattctgtagtttaattaaatatctaaaacatttattgcaacactcaacagatagttttgctaaatatgataactagatagccaacaaaattacaaaaaaatatttaaatagtaaaaaatatgttaatttaacgtgttaaaatttaaaaataaagtttaattatgacatgcatcttaacatttatataaatatatttcataacctaaatataaataatttaacaacttaaattagaaaaaaaataaaaatttcgggcgtagcccgggttaatccctagtctgtatatatatataaagatgtttGGTTCACTCCTGGAGTATCCACGTGGAAAGTCAAAAGATATAGGGTCGACACGTGTCCCTACTTCTGCACAAACCGTGTGCTTTATTTTCTCTATTGTTTTGGGCTTTGTTTAACAGGCCCGTAAACGCGATGAAGAGGAACCCTAGGTCGCGTTCTCATCGTCGCCTCCGTCCTGTCTTTACGTTTCCGGTAACGGTTCTTTACTCCCATTGATGTGTCTTCAATGCGATCCTTGCGTCACAGAGACGGTGAGTTTTTTGTGTATAAATAGATGTAAGATCTCTCATCCTCAACTCATCAAATCTTTGTTGCTTATTACTTATATAGATTCTGCTTTGGTTTTTGTCATGTCTACTCCGCCTTTGTTACTCTGATTttctgatcctataaatatgggTGCAAATTATAACAAATCTCATAGCTTGCTCCACTTCTTTACGTTCTTAATAATCTTTTAAACACAGGCTATGGCAATGGCGAACTCCAGATCCTGCTTTTTGCGTTGAAGTTCGGTGGTTGTATTGAGGCAGGCGTGACgatatttttcgtttttaagAGTTTCGTAGTGTTAAGAAAGGAATGGAGCTCATGAGTATTGACATGAGGATAGATCTTTCTGAGCTGCTTCATTTTGTTGGAAgctaaaaggtttttttttctacTCTTCGTTCTGTCATTAAGGAATTCAATTAAGGCGACCACTCCTAATATTGTGATTTCATTTCTGGCTTTGTCCACAGGAGAAACGAACGACCAGGGAAATTAGACGAATGCTTACTAATAAATAAGAGATACAGAGGGAAAACCATCGTATTCAAGTGAAGAACTATGTGAAGGCTGAGTGATTTATGAGAACATGTTTTGACATCATGGAGAAATCAGTAGCTTCAGAAGATCAGTCCATAGCCTTCCTAATTCAGTGATGGAGAAATCAGTTGCTTCAGAAGATCAGTCCATAGCCTTCCTAATTCAGTCAGTACTTCTCAACTGAACCGTTATGAGGAAATAGCAATTAAGGCTCTATGAATCTGTGATAAGTCATTTGGTATATAGAGGTTTCCTCTCTCCATACCATCATCATCTTTCTGTC
This genomic stretch from Brassica napus cultivar Da-Ae chromosome C9, Da-Ae, whole genome shotgun sequence harbors:
- the LOC111209358 gene encoding uncharacterized protein LOC111209358, with protein sequence MSKIANRDYAALNLSGDNYLQWALDTRISLKSKGLGDTIIEDNNENEKNRYRAISFMRHHLIEGLKDQYMTIENPLDLWNALKHRYDHQKMVLLPKARHEWMHLRFMDYKSVDEYNSALFKIVSILRLCGEEVSDVMMLEKTYTTFNQSNSVFQQQYRTKGFATYTDLISCLLLAEANNDLLMKNSGARPAGTAPLPEAHEVEKKDPKETYYTQDNRKPYGNSRGGYRGRRRDNHNGRDNYSTGQKGNHNNRGRGSNYGRGRGNYGRGRGGISKPSYTSKSLCHRCEMVNHWAKNCRTPKHLCELYQESLKNKNPEANMIQENGHDDK